In Cotesia glomerata isolate CgM1 linkage group LG1, MPM_Cglom_v2.3, whole genome shotgun sequence, one genomic interval encodes:
- the LOC123261064 gene encoding phenoloxidase-activating factor 1-like yields MYRKLICIFNYLLIFLLMRKSCAQNLPGNSCFTSDYQIGECINILGCPDVLDLLQIQVKTPEIIRNLRNSQCGIEGRYPKVCCALKNQLWTPKKTNVISTTESYNPDSNTPSFRQPSDPLLPSNCGRDLSVRIIGGERASIDEFPWITLLEYDNPDGRKSALCSGMLISKRYVLSAAHCVNSEDLKAWRPERVIFGEYDRRTNPDCVSDGYNSKICAPSIVKIDIEEIIQHEDYKSVSQSRDRTNDIALIRLSSPVEFTDYIKPICLPHNGNIPQKLWVAGWGATENGSRSDVKLKLAISPFNHEECQARYGKSSISIKNNQICAGGQLRKDSCRGDSGGPLMSVERTADGTGKWTAVGVVSFGPDNCGLPGWPGVYTKIDDYINWIMRRLRPEPRAHYWK; encoded by the exons atGTATCGAAAActaatatgtatatttaattatctgttgatatttttactTATGAGAAAATCTTGTGCAC AAAACTTGCCAGGAAATAGCTGTTTTACTAGTGATTATCAAATAGGAGAATGTATAAATATCCTCGGGTGTCCAGATGTCTTGGATCTTTTGCAAATACAGGTCAAGACTCCTGAAATTATACGAAATCTTCGTAACTCACAATGTGGTATCGAAGGTCGATATCCTAAAGTTTGCTGTGCTCTTAAAAATCAACTATGGACACCTAAAAAAACAAACGTTATATCGACGACGGAATCATATAATCCTGATTCAAACACTCCGTCTTTTCGCCAACCTAGCGATCCACTTCTTCCTTCTAATTGCGGTCGTGATCTTTCTGTAAGGATTATCGGAGGTGAACGAGCTAGTATTGATGAATTCCCGTGGATAACTTTATTAGAATACGACAACC cGGATGGAAGAAAATCGGCACTCTGCAGTGGAATGTTAATAAGTAAGCGCTATGTTTTGTCTGCAGCCCATTGCGTCAATTCTGAAGATCTAAAAGCTTGGCGACCTGAAAGAGTAATATTTGGTGAATATGATAGAAGAACAAATCCCGATTGTGTTAGTGATGGTTACAACAGTAAAATTTGCGCCCCATCAATAGTAAAAATAGATATCGAAGAAATTATACAACACGAGGATTACAAATCAGTATCACAATCTAGAGATAGAACAAACGACATAGCTTTAATTCGATTATCTTCACCAGTTGAATTTACAGATTACATCAAGCCAATTTGTTTACCACACAATGGAAATATTCCCCAAAAACTATGGGTAGCAGGATGGGGTGCTACTGAGAATGGATCTCGCTCTGATGTTAAACTAAAACTTGCTATTTCTCCCTTCAATCACGAAGAATGTCAAGCGCGATATGGAAAATCTTCAATATCGAttaaaaacaatcaaatttgTGCAGGCGGACAGTTAAGAAAAGACTCATGTAGAGGTGATTCCGGTGGTCCTCTCATGTCTGTTGAAAGAACCGCTGATGGAACTGGAAAATGGACTGCAGTTGGTGTTGTGTCTTTTGGTCCTGATAATTGTGGTTTACCAGGTTGGCCAGGGGTTTACACCAAAATAGATGATTATATCAATTGGATAATGAGAAGATTAAGACCCGAACCGAGAGCTCATTATtggaaatga
- the LOC123262847 gene encoding CLIP domain-containing serine protease 2-like — MIEKSFLHTFFVLTIFLFINTSSAQNWQDDRCYLNNNQVGRCINIRQCPPMIELLQLSSTFPENIQTLRAAQCGFEGRDPKVCCVLNNLSPIQPPATTEFYDVSNNSGNINSRNSLLPRDCGRDLSVRIFGGERTDIDEFPWMALLEYQKPNGRTTACGGVLISNRYVLTAAHCIKGKDLPKSWRLLGVRLGEYNTATDPDCIPDLGNTEICAPPVVSIGVEEQIAHEDYRPTARDQQNDIALLRLSTPVTFTDYIKPVCLPNNGSLSQRLWVAGWGKTETRSESDFKLKLSVPIADRQDCLARYGNSAIALSENQICAGGQRGKDSCRGDSGGPLMSVERGMDGTGRWTTVGIVSFGPSPCGMQGWPGIYTKVSHYTDWILRNMRP, encoded by the exons atgattgaaaaatcatttcttcacacattttttgttttgacgatatttttgtttatcaatACATCCAGTGCAC aaaactGGCAAGACGATAGGTGTTACTTGAACAACAATCAAGTCGGCCGATGTATAAACATTCGTCAATGTCCACCTATGATAGAGCTTCTACAACTATCTTCAACATTTCCCGAAAATATCCAAACCCTTAGAGCAGCTCAATGTGGTTTCGAAGGCCGAGATCCCAAAGTTTGTTGTGTTTTAAATAACTTATCACCAATACAACCCCCAGCTACAACAGAATTTTACGATGTCTCTAACAATAGTGGCAATATTAATTCACGCAATAGCTTACTTCCGCGGGACTGTGGACGAGATCTTTCCGTGAGGATTTTTGGAGGTGAACGTACAGACATTGACGAATTTCCATGGATGGCTCTGTTAGAATACCAAAAAC CAAACGGAAGAACAACAGCATGCGGAGGAGTATTGATTAGCAATCGATACGTTCTGACTGCGGCCCACTGCATAAAAGGAAAGGATTTACCAAAAAGTTGGCGTCTTCTTGGAGTCAGATTGGGTGAATATAATACAGCAACAGATCCGGATTGTATCCCAGACTTAGGCAATACTGAAATTTGCGCCCCACCAGTAGTTAGTATTGGAGTAGAAGAGCAAATAGCTCATGAAGACTATAGACCAACGGCTAGAGATCAACAAAATGATATAGCTTTACTAAGATTGTCTACACCCGTAACGTTTACTGACTATATTAAACCTGTTTGTTTGCCAAACAATGGAAGTCTATCTCAACGTCTGTGGGTAGCTGGGTGGGGAAAGACGGAGACCAGAAGCGAATCTGACTTTAAGTTAAAACTCTCAGTTCCTATCGCTGATCGCCAAGACTGTTTAGCACGATACGGAAATTCAGCAATAGCTCTTTCAGAAAATCAAATTTGTGCTGGTGGCCAGCGAGGAAAGGATTCATGTAGAGGTGATTCCGGTGGCCCTCTCATGTCTGTTGAAAGGGGCATGGATGGTACTGGAAGATGGACAACCGTTGGCATTGTTTCTTTCGGTCCCTCTCCTTGTGGTATGCAAGGTTGGCCAGGAATTTATACCAAAGTTTCCCATTACACCGATTGGATTTTACGTAATATGAGACCTTAa
- the LOC123262856 gene encoding serine protease easter-like has translation MKFLLILLSYFLVIVYAQDKCMTPSGSISSCIIVTECSSLLSILKGPRPIPHEALELLRLSQCGFEGMWPKVCCEQPVQLSTTIEPELSTIPNPPDVVNHSNVRLLNHTICGPITEPKIFGGNKTGVLDYPWMALIAYNIDGRKEFRCGGTIINKRYILTAAHCVTNLPSSLTLLGVRVGDHDLNTERDCDKDEDGLEIVCADQYQDFLIESTKFHPGYVPSKLQDDIGLIRLALDIDFEPINVKPICLPIGTAQRLGQKTVTITGWGATEFGTRSLELLMVNLSPVPNDECAKAYEGKSVIWYKQMCAGGKNGKDSCTGDSGGPLQSPGRYYNDVRYVQYGIVSFGPRNCGIDGFPGVYTFLPYYMDWILDNMQD, from the exons ATGaagtttttattgatattactAAGTTACTTTTTAGTTATTGTTTATGCTC AAGATAAATGTATGACACCATCTGGAAGTATAAGTTCGTGTATTATTGTAACAGAGTGTTCATCATTATTGAGTATTCTCAAAGGTCCGCGACCAATTCCTCATGAAGCATTAGAACTTCTTCGATTGTCACAATGTGGATTCGAGGGAATGTGGCCAAAAGTATGTTGTGAACAACCTGTGCAATTATCTACAACAATAGAGCCAGAACTATCAACAATACCTAATCCTCCAGATGTGGTGAATCATTCAAATGTAAGACTACTTAATCACACTATATGCGGTCCAATCACTGAGCCAAAAATATTTGGAGGGAATAAAACTGGTGTTCTCGACTATCCATGGATGGCATTAATAGCTTACAATATCGATGGTAGAAAAGAATTTAGATGCGGAggaacaattattaataaacgtTACATCTTGACTGCTGCACATTGTGTTACAAATTTACCgtcta gcCTCACTCTACTTGGAGTTCGAGTTGGAGACCATGACTTGAATACCGAACGTGATTGTGATAAGGATGAAGACGGTCTGGaaatagtttgtgctgatcaatatcaagattttttaatagaaagtACTAAATTTCATCCGGGTTACGTTCCATCAAAACTACAGGATGACATAGGATTAATACGCCTAGCTTTAGATATAGACTTTGAACCGATAAATGTAAAACCAATTTGCTTACCTATTGGAACAGCTCAACGGTTAGGTCAAAAAACTGTCACGATCACTGGATGGGGTGCAACTGAGTTTGGTACACGTAGTCTGGAACTTCTTATGGTTAATTTATCTCCAGTTCCTAACGATGAATGTGCAAAAGCTTACGAAGGTAAATCAGTTATTTGGTATAAGCAAATGTGTGCTGGTGGTAAAAATGGTAAGGATTCATGCACTGGCGACAGTGGCGGTCCTCTTCAATCACCAGGACGTTATTACAATGATGTACGATACGTTCAATATGGTATTGTAAGTTTTGGGCCACGCAATTGTGGTATCGATGGTTTTCCCGGAGTTTACACGTTTTTACCATATTACATGGACTGGATATTGGATAATATGCaagattaa